The following proteins are encoded in a genomic region of Peptococcus niger:
- a CDS encoding CDGSH iron-sulfur domain-containing protein produces the protein MPDQPKGKIVVLPAGPYEVHGDIPLYKEVLLKNDDKSYRWDHREQIDVPGDPYRLCRCGRTTHPPFCDGSHAGGDRPFKGANRAPFDTVDDRAVILEGAGVDLRDDIDLCSWSRFCHTPHGKVWALLKDTDDPDIRAWVIRGCSECPSARLTAIDKATQLPIEPTLPMEISVTQDPAEGISGPLAVRGGIPIETETGERWEVRNRVTLCRCGGSHNGPYCDARHKTIEFDDGNLADSGEGVQ, from the coding sequence ATGCCTGATCAACCGAAAGGCAAAATTGTTGTTCTGCCGGCTGGCCCCTATGAAGTCCATGGAGATATCCCTCTCTACAAAGAAGTTTTGCTTAAAAATGACGATAAAAGCTACCGCTGGGACCATCGTGAACAGATCGACGTCCCTGGTGATCCCTATCGCTTGTGTCGCTGTGGCCGTACCACCCACCCGCCCTTTTGTGACGGCAGTCATGCTGGAGGCGACAGACCTTTTAAGGGGGCCAACCGGGCGCCTTTTGACACGGTTGACGACCGGGCCGTTATTTTGGAAGGTGCCGGCGTCGATTTGCGTGATGACATTGATCTTTGCAGCTGGAGCCGGTTTTGCCATACCCCTCATGGGAAGGTGTGGGCCTTGCTCAAGGACACCGATGATCCGGATATTCGCGCCTGGGTGATTCGCGGCTGTAGTGAATGCCCGTCGGCGCGTCTGACCGCCATTGATAAGGCAACACAACTGCCGATTGAGCCGACCCTGCCGATGGAAATTTCCGTGACGCAGGACCCGGCAGAAGGCATCTCCGGCCCCTTGGCGGTACGCGGGGGCATTCCCATTGAAACGGAAACCGGCGAGCGCTGGGAGGTCCGCAACCGGGTAACCCTATGCCGCTGCGGCGGGTCGCATAATGGGCCCTATTGTGATGCCCGGCATAAAACCATTGAATTTGATGACGGGAACTTGGCCGATTCCGGGGAAGGTGTGCAGTAA
- a CDS encoding sensor histidine kinase produces MGRPGPYRLLIGVWLAVTLIFSAMLVLHRVGLPMTLYAVALATLPLGLGLWRLREGSRRQLTALTARDAARCHAFFPAAQAKELEQILLDRAKALQGQHDIQRCLNDDFSLWVHQVKTPLSAATLLAREADRPSLALLNALEAMRAYVDMALVQVALSDQEAPLDLAPCQLEDILKEALQRTAGLFLAGKVQVTLEPLPLAVQSDARLLAVLFEQVLSNAAKYTPKGRVSVYSKGAAIYIQDTGMGIAADELPRIFQRGYAGSRGRLDERASGMGLYVAQRIADRLDLKLDIRSDLGVGTTVQVTFPTYSLIRE; encoded by the coding sequence ATGGGCAGACCAGGGCCATACCGCCTTCTGATAGGCGTTTGGCTGGCGGTGACGCTCATTTTCAGCGCCATGCTGGTCTTGCACCGGGTTGGTTTGCCAATGACACTTTATGCGGTGGCCTTGGCGACCCTGCCACTGGGGCTTGGCCTGTGGCGGTTGCGGGAGGGCAGCCGGCGGCAACTTACGGCGCTGACGGCCCGTGATGCTGCCAGGTGTCATGCCTTTTTTCCGGCAGCGCAGGCCAAGGAACTGGAGCAGATTCTCCTGGACCGGGCCAAGGCCTTACAGGGGCAGCACGACATCCAACGCTGCTTGAACGATGATTTTTCCCTTTGGGTGCATCAGGTCAAAACGCCTCTATCTGCCGCAACCCTTTTGGCGCGTGAAGCGGACCGGCCTTCATTGGCCCTCTTAAATGCCTTGGAAGCCATGCGGGCTTATGTGGACATGGCCTTGGTCCAGGTGGCCTTGAGTGACCAAGAAGCCCCTTTGGATTTGGCCCCCTGTCAGCTGGAGGACATTTTAAAAGAGGCGCTGCAGCGCACGGCGGGTTTATTTTTAGCCGGAAAGGTGCAGGTGACCCTAGAGCCCTTGCCGCTTGCAGTCCAGTCAGATGCCAGATTGTTGGCGGTGCTCTTTGAGCAAGTGCTCAGCAATGCCGCTAAATATACGCCCAAAGGACGGGTTTCTGTCTATAGCAAAGGGGCGGCCATCTATATTCAAGACACAGGCATGGGCATTGCCGCCGATGAATTGCCCCGCATTTTTCAGCGGGGATATGCCGGTAGCCGGGGGCGCTTGGATGAACGTGCATCAGGGATGGGCTTGTATGTGGCCCAGCGCATTGCTGACCGCTTGGATTTGAAGCTGGACATTCGCTCAGACCTTGGCGTGGGCACCACCGTTCAAGTGACTTTTCCGACCTACAGCCTTATAAGAGAATAG
- a CDS encoding response regulator transcription factor: protein MAKIIIVEDDAVIRTHMAEALRADGHQVVDCDGSADPAAFCSKEAADLLVMDIGLSHKNGLYWCEQIRRRSQVPILIVSARREEVDLITGMAIGADDYLTKPFALSVFVAKVQALLRRAYDYRCERVELSAAGLVLHPEEMQVMGPEGEVALSATESAILAQLIRAAGGFVSRERLALNLWDDACFIDDNTLSVNVSRLRRKLASIGAGGAIQTKKGYGYGIKEGV from the coding sequence GTGGCAAAAATAATAATCGTTGAAGATGACGCGGTGATTCGCACCCATATGGCAGAGGCCTTGCGGGCAGATGGTCATCAGGTCGTCGACTGTGACGGGTCTGCCGATCCGGCTGCTTTTTGCAGCAAAGAAGCGGCTGACTTGCTGGTGATGGACATCGGTTTGTCCCACAAAAACGGTCTCTACTGGTGTGAACAAATTCGCCGAAGGTCACAAGTCCCGATTTTAATCGTCTCGGCACGGCGGGAAGAGGTGGACTTGATTACCGGCATGGCCATCGGGGCGGATGATTATTTGACCAAGCCTTTTGCCTTGTCGGTTTTTGTGGCCAAGGTCCAGGCCCTGCTTCGGCGGGCCTATGATTATCGCTGTGAGCGGGTTGAGTTAAGTGCAGCTGGGCTGGTTCTGCATCCGGAAGAGATGCAGGTCATGGGTCCGGAGGGGGAAGTGGCCCTGTCGGCAACAGAATCAGCCATTCTGGCTCAATTGATCCGTGCTGCCGGCGGGTTTGTCAGTCGGGAACGGCTGGCCTTAAACCTTTGGGACGACGCCTGCTTTATAGATGACAATACCCTATCGGTGAATGTCAGCCGGTTGCGGCGGAAGTTGGCCTCCATCGGCGCTGGCGGGGCCATTCAAACGAAAAAAGGATACGGCTATGGCATTAAGGAAGGGGTTTAG
- a CDS encoding FtsX-like permease family protein gives MSDIFRRLYWPMACASFKANRRIWQPFVIAVAVMLALFTVICNVSQTDYISHLPPAKVVMDYGRWISAFFSLVFVLYGTSFVKRMLQKEMALYAMLGLERRHLRRLLLVMQGVFSLLAGGMGLALGYGLSLFFLLFLTRLMGLEHLALNLTAQGFLETVAIIAGIFLLDTLFAVVGAGRPPKQRTFLKRHPRASKGFTAGQSLLALGCLGSGYWLSLTVSGGYEAIKTFFIAVVLVMIGTWLLFSGLLVLILEGLQKRKGFYYRRVPFITIGGLLPRVRQHGVGLASVAILLTMAIVSISFTATMYKEPDVQYRMPYDYQLRYMGKVDQNQSIDAALDLLNDVTGRSQKAIKSFSKENGFAVKEMQTKRSYSAFVTLKGRQMNFSDRNGSQDGAFFAEFLSAEDCPRAKPAAGEVLVLSDKPSQSAAEMAFGKQKFQRVMPSAAEKKELLQALYGSQAKASQEMRPTLIFADDRALLSALTGLRAANPSGLISMNATLDWSVQPQGNKEDYLLPIQRALKAITAPGIEVQFVNSKRNLLAEFLQFKGSILFIGILLGLVFMTGVVLVTFFKQISEALADRKRYRTMQDIGMDDAMIHQVFARQVFTLFALPLGVAFIHALAAYPMINLILQFIGFNTANSYFLVILPVLLGAALAYGIAYQLITRTYENILKGSAM, from the coding sequence GTGAGCGACATTTTTAGACGACTCTATTGGCCCATGGCCTGTGCCAGCTTTAAGGCAAATCGACGGATTTGGCAGCCCTTTGTTATTGCGGTGGCCGTCATGTTGGCGCTTTTTACGGTGATTTGCAATGTTTCTCAAACAGACTATATCAGCCACTTGCCGCCGGCAAAAGTCGTTATGGATTACGGACGCTGGATTTCAGCCTTTTTTAGCCTGGTTTTTGTCCTCTATGGGACCAGCTTTGTTAAGCGGATGCTGCAGAAGGAAATGGCCCTGTATGCCATGCTTGGCTTGGAGCGGCGGCATCTGCGGCGCTTGCTCTTGGTTATGCAGGGTGTTTTTTCACTCCTTGCCGGGGGGATGGGGCTAGCCCTTGGATACGGGTTAAGCCTATTTTTCCTGCTTTTTTTGACCCGGCTGATGGGCCTGGAGCACCTGGCCTTAAACTTAACGGCACAAGGATTTTTGGAAACGGTGGCCATCATTGCCGGAATCTTTCTCTTGGATACCCTGTTTGCAGTGGTTGGCGCAGGTCGGCCGCCGAAACAACGTACTTTTTTGAAGCGCCACCCTCGTGCCTCTAAAGGGTTTACCGCCGGACAGAGCCTCTTAGCCCTGGGCTGTTTGGGCAGCGGTTATTGGCTGTCTTTGACCGTAAGCGGCGGATATGAGGCCATTAAAACCTTTTTTATTGCCGTCGTCCTGGTCATGATTGGCACCTGGCTTTTGTTTAGCGGCTTGCTCGTCCTCATCCTGGAAGGGTTGCAAAAGCGCAAGGGCTTTTATTATCGCCGGGTCCCCTTTATCACCATCGGTGGTTTATTGCCCCGGGTCCGGCAGCACGGTGTAGGCTTGGCCAGTGTGGCGATTTTGCTCACCATGGCCATTGTCAGCATCAGTTTTACGGCCACCATGTATAAAGAACCGGATGTGCAGTACCGGATGCCCTATGATTATCAACTGAGGTATATGGGGAAGGTAGATCAAAACCAATCTATCGACGCTGCCCTTGACCTCTTAAATGATGTGACCGGGCGGAGTCAGAAAGCCATCAAGTCTTTTTCTAAAGAAAACGGTTTTGCCGTGAAAGAAATGCAAACAAAACGGTCTTATTCTGCTTTTGTGACCCTAAAGGGACGGCAAATGAATTTCAGCGACCGGAATGGGTCGCAAGACGGGGCCTTTTTTGCCGAATTTTTATCGGCAGAAGATTGCCCAAGGGCCAAACCGGCAGCCGGCGAAGTCCTGGTCTTGAGCGATAAGCCTTCTCAATCGGCAGCGGAAATGGCCTTCGGTAAGCAAAAATTTCAGCGGGTCATGCCATCGGCGGCAGAGAAAAAAGAACTTTTGCAGGCCCTCTACGGCAGTCAAGCCAAGGCAAGCCAGGAAATGAGGCCGACCCTCATCTTTGCCGATGACCGCGCCCTTTTGTCTGCCCTAACCGGCCTGCGGGCGGCCAATCCATCCGGCCTTATCTCAATGAATGCGACCCTCGACTGGTCCGTCCAGCCCCAGGGCAATAAGGAGGACTATCTCCTGCCCATTCAAAGGGCCTTGAAGGCCATTACCGCACCGGGCATCGAAGTGCAGTTCGTCAATTCTAAGAGGAATCTCTTGGCGGAATTTTTACAATTTAAGGGATCTATTTTGTTTATCGGTATCTTACTGGGCCTGGTATTTATGACCGGGGTTGTCTTGGTGACATTTTTTAAACAAATTTCCGAAGCCCTGGCAGATCGAAAGCGGTACCGCACCATGCAGGACATCGGTATGGACGACGCCATGATTCATCAGGTTTTTGCGCGACAGGTCTTTACCCTCTTTGCCCTGCCCTTGGGCGTTGCCTTCATACACGCCCTTGCCGCCTACCCGATGATCAACTTGATCTTGCAGTTTATCGGCTTCAACACAGCCAACAGTTATTTTCTAGTCATTTTGCCGGTCTTGCTCGGCGCTGCCCTGGCTTATGGCATCGCCTACCAACTGATTACCCGCACCTATGAAAATATTTTGAAAGGGTCTGCCATGTAA
- a CDS encoding ABC transporter ATP-binding protein has product MTLLQVHHLGKVYRGGPTSPAHRVLQDLNFSLDKGEFVAIMGESGSGKTTLLNIIATLTDFDEGEVQLNGKSYRTIPTADKARFRREKMGFVFQQFNLLETFTVRDNILLPLVLSGLRPQEMPARLSPLAELMGVDKLLDRYPDEISGGQCQRVAVARALITQPDLILADEPTGALDSKTAAALLDAFADLNRQGETIFMVTHSALAAAYATRVLFLRDGSIYHELYRGDLSRPVFRERIMDTLQLILKGGERHF; this is encoded by the coding sequence ATGACGTTATTACAGGTTCATCACTTGGGCAAAGTATATCGCGGTGGCCCGACCAGTCCGGCCCATCGGGTGCTCCAGGACCTTAATTTTTCCCTGGATAAGGGCGAATTTGTCGCCATCATGGGGGAGAGCGGGTCCGGTAAGACGACCTTGCTCAATATTATTGCCACGTTGACCGATTTTGATGAAGGCGAGGTCCAGTTAAACGGAAAATCCTATCGTACCATTCCCACTGCCGATAAAGCACGATTTCGGCGAGAAAAAATGGGCTTTGTCTTTCAACAATTTAACCTGCTGGAGACCTTCACTGTGCGGGACAATATCCTCTTGCCCCTGGTTTTGTCCGGGCTGAGGCCACAAGAAATGCCGGCCCGCCTTTCGCCTCTTGCTGAGCTGATGGGTGTGGACAAGTTATTGGACCGGTATCCGGATGAAATCTCCGGTGGTCAGTGCCAACGGGTGGCTGTTGCCCGGGCCCTAATAACCCAGCCGGACTTGATTTTGGCCGACGAACCGACCGGCGCCCTGGATTCAAAAACGGCTGCAGCCTTGTTGGACGCTTTTGCCGACCTTAACCGGCAGGGGGAAACAATTTTTATGGTAACCCATTCCGCCTTGGCGGCTGCCTATGCGACCCGGGTCCTGTTTTTGCGCGACGGCAGCATTTATCATGAGCTCTACCGGGGAGATCTTTCGCGCCCAGTCTTTCGTGAGCGGATCATGGATACGCTGCAGCTCATCTTAAAAGGTGGTGAGCGACATTTTTAG